The proteins below come from a single Bacillus methanolicus genomic window:
- a CDS encoding DEAD/DEAH box helicase, with protein sequence MIQWNKIAESNDNPKMLEIYLDQAWQNAFCYALAVEPPQYESQGAKILMTIIAGSDSTLQAMKASVDIGSGGLAFGYGEKQLTDYKFVQELRLYSEKGKYEKFPITINQNRKAIAIVHDELLGNSDYILSFEGNPAEDLRQVLGRGKYGLNILPEWRETVFKEFVNRGYLEKVEFYFDPTLFLNGFDIYKLKLNEEHADEIISEMIQNRVLKFPKEGSGRNLEEIKDLTTYMQTFINDMIDKVSERVQPAHNPLTDSIHPQISTYKRELFPVQAHVSTAVAKVLKKQKAVLIQGEMSTGKSTMMTAIADVVAAMSNKKGYFTCLMCPPSLTKKWPEEIKEIIPHAEVRVIERTEQLIEFHSAWTKAGRPKPTKPTFFVISFTTMRGDCATVPAVHFQYKKTEKQRMEETLPYRYGYYCPSCGKPHQVIESTDIETDENGEEKENHTKRTMDKNEFGESRRIHNAQKPANAFCSECGESLWTKKVLTRYSSIKEWMQHERKLTHALKDGNNRLVQQIQNTQPEIPKQQGNPRRIATVEYIRRKMRWFFDLAIIDEIHELKAGMSAQGNALGSLAAACKKVVGGSGTLFGGKSEDIYYTLWRLFPHLMVENGYKYSEVRKWNEEYGNIETTTYNHDDKGEYSNKQSRGGTKRTEKVLPGISPFVFGKFLVQNSVLVRLTDVWPDPVELINVPTILVDLDEDLRQHYQNMVATFEREIDSRDDGHKLYLPLTQTGIAYPDNPFTYPSFSIKTEDGKRELIWSPEPFPTERILNKEKKLQEIIKGEMEEGRKSIVYVRDTGSSVEGRDVRPRLKYILEQIGAKVAIMDTSSTQTNKRSEWLRKKIVKEGYDVVIVSQELVKVGLDLLCTPTLIFYQFSWSLFTINQAARRAWRIGQTEECRLYYLSYKHTFQEQMATLIAMKNKAAGAINGDVSTDGLNAMLGDEGDLQSMLIKSIKKGVVLKGSTEEWVAEASDRAREILAGIGKKKQKQLTPKEQFIIWVNQQIESDSSRNVLIRKATTITANIEKGIVNGFTFVNNVLEVDLVAAFGFDCIVDGEIVAYLTEFEREVAATVENQQISLFEIKEEENKSRKKRNGPVTGQLAFELF encoded by the coding sequence ATGATCCAATGGAATAAAATAGCTGAATCAAACGATAATCCCAAAATGCTAGAAATTTACCTCGATCAAGCCTGGCAGAATGCTTTTTGTTACGCTTTAGCAGTTGAACCACCACAGTATGAATCGCAAGGAGCAAAAATCCTCATGACCATTATTGCAGGAAGTGATTCCACTCTGCAGGCGATGAAAGCTTCTGTTGATATTGGCTCTGGGGGATTAGCTTTTGGTTATGGAGAAAAACAACTAACTGACTATAAATTCGTCCAAGAACTCCGCCTTTACTCAGAGAAAGGAAAGTATGAAAAATTTCCAATAACGATTAATCAAAATCGTAAAGCAATTGCCATTGTTCATGATGAATTGCTAGGAAACAGTGATTATATCCTTTCCTTTGAGGGAAATCCAGCAGAAGATCTTAGACAAGTTTTAGGCAGAGGGAAATACGGTCTTAACATTTTACCGGAATGGAGAGAAACCGTATTTAAAGAGTTTGTCAATAGAGGGTATTTGGAGAAAGTTGAATTTTATTTTGATCCAACTCTTTTCCTAAACGGCTTTGACATTTATAAATTGAAATTAAATGAGGAACACGCTGATGAAATTATTTCTGAAATGATTCAAAACAGGGTTCTTAAGTTTCCTAAAGAGGGGAGCGGGAGAAATCTGGAAGAGATTAAAGACTTAACGACCTATATGCAAACATTTATCAATGACATGATTGATAAAGTTAGCGAACGGGTTCAACCAGCTCATAATCCTCTTACAGATTCTATTCACCCTCAGATTAGTACTTATAAGCGTGAACTTTTTCCTGTTCAAGCTCATGTGTCTACAGCTGTAGCGAAGGTGCTAAAAAAACAGAAAGCTGTATTGATTCAAGGGGAAATGTCCACCGGAAAATCGACTATGATGACAGCCATTGCAGATGTTGTAGCGGCTATGTCCAACAAGAAGGGTTATTTTACTTGTTTAATGTGCCCTCCTAGTTTAACCAAAAAGTGGCCAGAAGAGATCAAAGAGATTATTCCACACGCAGAAGTTCGAGTTATTGAGAGAACAGAACAATTAATCGAATTTCATAGTGCTTGGACAAAAGCTGGAAGACCGAAACCAACGAAACCAACCTTTTTCGTAATTTCTTTTACGACAATGCGCGGTGATTGTGCAACGGTACCAGCTGTTCATTTCCAATACAAGAAAACAGAAAAACAGAGAATGGAAGAGACTCTTCCGTATCGTTATGGATATTATTGTCCTAGTTGCGGAAAGCCTCACCAAGTCATTGAATCTACTGATATTGAAACGGATGAAAATGGTGAGGAAAAAGAAAACCATACTAAACGGACGATGGATAAAAATGAGTTTGGGGAATCCCGACGCATTCATAATGCTCAAAAGCCTGCCAATGCTTTTTGCAGTGAGTGTGGAGAAAGTTTATGGACTAAAAAAGTGCTTACCCGGTATTCGTCCATCAAAGAATGGATGCAGCATGAAAGAAAACTGACTCATGCTCTGAAGGATGGAAATAACCGTTTAGTCCAGCAAATTCAAAATACTCAGCCAGAGATTCCTAAACAACAAGGGAATCCCAGGAGAATAGCAACGGTTGAGTACATTCGTCGGAAAATGAGATGGTTTTTTGACCTTGCTATTATTGATGAAATTCATGAGTTGAAAGCTGGAATGTCCGCTCAAGGCAATGCATTAGGATCTCTTGCAGCTGCTTGTAAAAAGGTAGTAGGGGGAAGTGGCACATTGTTTGGCGGTAAGTCAGAGGATATTTATTATACTCTCTGGCGCTTATTCCCTCACCTTATGGTTGAAAACGGATATAAATATTCAGAAGTAAGAAAGTGGAACGAAGAATATGGAAATATCGAAACCACTACTTACAATCACGATGATAAAGGCGAGTATTCAAACAAACAATCTAGGGGCGGTACGAAAAGAACAGAAAAAGTCTTACCTGGTATTTCGCCTTTTGTATTTGGTAAATTCCTTGTGCAAAATAGCGTACTCGTAAGACTTACTGATGTTTGGCCGGACCCAGTGGAATTAATCAATGTACCTACCATTCTAGTCGATTTAGACGAGGATTTAAGGCAACATTATCAAAATATGGTGGCAACATTTGAACGGGAAATCGATTCTCGAGACGATGGCCATAAACTCTATTTACCTCTTACTCAAACAGGTATAGCGTATCCGGATAATCCATTTACCTATCCTTCTTTCTCTATCAAAACAGAGGACGGAAAGAGGGAGTTGATTTGGAGCCCTGAACCCTTCCCTACAGAGCGGATTCTTAATAAAGAGAAGAAGCTCCAAGAAATCATTAAAGGGGAAATGGAAGAAGGTCGAAAATCAATCGTTTACGTGAGAGATACTGGTTCAAGTGTAGAAGGTAGAGATGTCCGTCCACGCCTCAAGTATATTCTTGAACAAATCGGTGCGAAAGTAGCAATCATGGATACTAGTTCTACCCAAACCAATAAACGCAGTGAATGGTTGCGGAAAAAAATAGTGAAAGAAGGCTACGATGTAGTCATTGTTTCACAGGAACTTGTTAAAGTAGGACTCGACCTATTATGCACTCCAACTTTAATATTTTATCAATTCAGCTGGTCGTTGTTCACCATCAATCAAGCGGCAAGGCGCGCTTGGCGGATTGGGCAAACGGAAGAATGTCGTTTATATTATCTTTCTTACAAACATACCTTCCAAGAACAAATGGCTACCTTGATAGCGATGAAAAATAAAGCAGCGGGTGCGATTAATGGAGACGTAAGCACAGACGGATTGAACGCAATGCTTGGTGATGAAGGTGATCTACAGTCCATGCTTATTAAATCCATAAAAAAAGGTGTTGTCCTTAAAGGTTCTACTGAAGAATGGGTTGCTGAAGCATCTGACCGAGCAAGAGAAATTTTGGCCGGTATTGGCAAAAAGAAACAGAAACAGCTCACACCTAAAGAGCAATTCATTATTTGGGTTAATCAGCAAATTGAATCTGATTCTTCTAGGAACGTTCTTATTCGGAAAGCAACTACCATTACAGCAAACATTGAAAAAGGCATTGTTAATGGATTTACCTTCGTTAATAACGTATTAGAAGTAGATCTTGTTGCAGCTTTTGGATTTGATTGTATCGTAGATGGGGAAATTGTTGCTTATTTAACCGAATTTGAAAGAGAAGTTGCCGCGACTGTTGAAAACCAACAAATATCTTTATTTGAAATTAAGGAAGAGGAGAATAAATCTCGAAAGAAACGTAATGGACCAGTTACTGGTCAATTAGCGTTTGAACTATTTTAA
- a CDS encoding ArdC-like ssDNA-binding domain-containing protein: MANHQNKNCRKWNKDGPSVEEKVKELVSILEEGVKNFSYSPEEFKALLEMKALMPNYSFRNIMVAKAQYPNASFFAPLKRWNELGRKVKKGSKAIRIFKPRFKEVETEDGTGEVETKLIGFLTVPVFAYEQTEGEPLPIDKVIINLEGDCPEARQIIEYAEQIARKDNCSVIYGDAEGANGYYQPSKHEIVVSEALSINHRCKTLIHELVHSKVHRYDTSSSTSEKEVVAEGAAFVVCSFFGLDTSDYSFRYVKSWSKNDEDSLLKYGSQICDISGRIIEEFRRLMEEKAEKGLQTA; the protein is encoded by the coding sequence ATGGCTAATCACCAAAACAAAAATTGTAGAAAGTGGAACAAGGATGGTCCAAGTGTAGAAGAAAAAGTCAAAGAACTTGTATCGATCCTAGAAGAAGGAGTGAAAAATTTTAGTTACTCCCCTGAGGAGTTTAAAGCTCTTTTAGAGATGAAGGCACTTATGCCTAACTACTCCTTCCGAAATATTATGGTTGCTAAAGCTCAGTATCCAAATGCTAGTTTTTTTGCTCCATTGAAGCGTTGGAATGAGTTAGGCCGAAAGGTAAAAAAAGGTTCTAAAGCAATTAGAATCTTTAAGCCACGATTTAAAGAAGTGGAAACTGAAGATGGTACCGGAGAAGTGGAAACAAAACTTATCGGATTCCTCACTGTTCCGGTATTTGCGTATGAACAAACAGAAGGAGAACCGCTTCCGATTGACAAGGTTATTATCAATCTTGAAGGTGATTGTCCTGAAGCCAGACAAATTATCGAATACGCCGAGCAAATTGCTCGAAAAGATAATTGTTCTGTTATTTATGGAGATGCAGAAGGAGCAAATGGTTATTACCAGCCTTCCAAGCATGAAATTGTTGTTAGTGAAGCTTTAAGTATCAATCACCGGTGTAAGACATTGATCCATGAACTAGTTCACTCCAAAGTGCACCGATATGACACGTCTTCCTCTACATCTGAAAAAGAAGTAGTGGCAGAAGGAGCTGCTTTCGTTGTCTGTTCATTCTTCGGCCTTGACACAAGTGATTACAGCTTCAGATATGTGAAGTCATGGAGTAAGAACGACGAAGACTCCCTTCTAAAATATGGTTCTCAAATTTGTGATATTTCCGGGAGAATCATTGAAGAGTTCAGACGCCTGATGGAAGAAAAGGCTGAAAAAGGTCTTCAAACAGCTTAG